The Pseudomonas sp. Marseille-Q3773 DNA window ACCGCGTGCCCGACCTGCTCGACGAGGGCTATGACGTGTCCATCGTGCTGGCCACCGAACTGCCCGACTCGGGGTTCGTGTCGCAACGCCTGGGCATCACCTACAGCATCGTCTGCGCCTCGCCCAGCTACATCGCTCGCCACGGCGTGCCGCACAAGCCCGCCGACCTGCTCCAGCACGCCTGCCTGCGCATGGTGAGCCCGGTGATCCCGCTGGAAAAGTGGCTGTTCGACGGCCCGGAAGGCCAGGAGATGGTCAACATCACCAGCTCGCCATTCATGGTCAATACCGCCGATGCCATGAAGACCGCGATTCGCAGCGGCATGGGCGTGGGCGTGCTGCCGATCTATTCGGCCATCGATGGCCTGCGTGACGGCAGTCTGGTCCGGGTGCTGCCCGAGTACCGCCTGCAGGAGCTGAACCTGTATGCAATCTACCCGTCGCGCCAGTACCTGGACGCCAAGATCAAGACCTGGGTCGAATACCTGCGCAACTCGCTGCCGGAGATTCTTGCGGCGCACGAGGCGGACCTGAAAACCCACCAGTTGCTGATCGCCAACTGAAGCTTGTAGCTTGTTGGCTTTTCTTGTGGAAATTGCCCGATGAAAAAGACCGTCCTGGCCTTCAGCCGCATTACCCCGGCCATGGCCGAGCGCCTGCAGCAAGATTTCAACGTGATCCTGCCCAACCCCAAGCTGGGCGACATCAACGCCCAGTTCAACGAGGCGCTGCCCGAGGCCCACGGCCTGATCGGGGTCGGCCGCAAGCTGGGCCGGGCACAGCTCGAAGGCGCGGCCAGGCTGGAAGTGGTGTCCAGCGTTTCGGTCGGCTACGACAACTATGACCTGAGCTACCTCAACGAACGTGGCATCGCCCTGACCAACACCCCGGATGTGCTGACCGAAAGCACCGCCGACCTGGGTTTCTCGCTGATCATGGGCTGCGCCCGCCGCACCGCCGAACTGGATGCCTGGACCAAGGCCGGCAACTGGCAGGCCACTGTGGGCCCGGCGCATTTCGGCAGCGACGTGCATGGCAAGACCCTGGGCATCGTCGGCCTGGGCAACATCGGCGCAGCCGTGGCGCGCCGGGGCCACTTTGGTTTCAACATGCCGATCCTGTACAGCGGCAACAGCCGCAAGGCGGCGCTGGAGCAGGAGCTGGGCGCACAGTTCCGCAGCCTGGAGCAACTGCTGGCCGAAGCGGACTTCGTGTGCATCGTGGTGCCGCTGTCCGATGCCACGCGCAAGCTGATCAGTACCCGCGAGCTGCAACTGATGAAGCCGAGCGCGTTCCTGATCAACATCGCCCGCGGGCCGGTGGTGGACGAGGCAGCGCTGATCGAGGCGCTGCAGAACGGCACGATTCGCGGTGCAGGCCTGGACGTGTACGAGAAAGAGCCGCTGAGCGATTCGCCGCTGTTCAAGCTGCCCAATGCACTGACCTTGCCGCATATCGGTTCGGCCACTGCCGAAACCCGCGAGGCCATGGCCAACCGGGCGATCGACAACCTGCGCGCGGCGCTGCTGGGTGAGCGGCCGCGAGACCTGGTCAACCCGCAGGTTTGGAAGGGCTGATGCCTGCCTGACCCGGCGCGGTTCCGGTAGGAGCGGATTTATCCGCGAACAGGCGACGCGGTGGACCGCACCGGTTATGCCGGTGATCGCGGCTGAAGCCGCTCCTACACGGGCCTCGACAGTCCGGTTGCCAACTTGGCCTTGGGCTTGCGAAACACCAGCACATTCCCCGCCATCACCGCCACCAGCCCCAGCAAGGCCGGCGCCGTCCACTGATAGCCCTCGGCCACCGCCGACACATTCAACGCCACCAGCGGGAACAGCACCGTGCAGTACGCCGCCCGCTCCGGCCCCATGCGACCGACCAGGGTCAGGTAGGCAGTAAAGGCGATCACCGAACCCGGAATTACCAGGTACAGCAACGAGCCGATATAGCGCGCATTCCACTCCATGCTGAACGGCACGCCGCTGATCACACAGAACAGCGCCAGCATCGCTGCGCCGTAGACCATGCCCCAGGCATTGGTGGTCATCGGCTTAAGCCCGGCCTTCTGCTGCATGCTCGAGAGCATGTTGCCCGCCGAGAAACACAAGGTGCCGAGCAAAGCCAGGCCAAGGCCATACAGGGTCTCGCGGCTGGCTGTGTGGTGGGACAGCTCCGGCCAGAACAGCAGGGCCAGGCCGAGCAAGCCCAGGGCGCCGCCGCCGAGCACATTGCTGGCAATCTTCTGGCCAAGGAAGATCCGTGCATTGAGCGCGTTCCACAAGGTGGCGGTGGAAAACACCACGGCAATCAGGCCGCTGGCGATCCACTGGCTGGCGCTGAGGAAGCAGATGAAGTTGACGCAAAACAGGCACAGGCCTTGGGCCAGGCAGATCTGGTGACCACGCCGGTTCATTGGCTGCAGCCGGCGGGTGAGCAGCAGGAAGGCGAACAGGATCAGCCCGGCCAGGGCGAAGCGGTAGAAAATCGAGACCGGGATGGCGACCATGCCCAGCTGGAGTTTCAGGGCGATCCAGGTAGTACCCCAGATCAGCACGGTGAGTAAATAGAGTGACAAGTTCATGGTGGCGGTTCCTTGGGCCTTTCAAGATCGGTACCCCCGCTTCGTGGCTTCAGCCGCGAAGCGCGGGCACAGCCTTGCCGGGGCATCCCAGTGTTCTCCGCTCACACAACCACGCGCTTGCACAAACTTGCGCATTTGTACCGCAGGTGGCTGAAAGCCTGCCCAAGGCGCAGTAGGATGGCTGGCAAGAGGAACCGCCCATGACGCCATTCAGCCAACTGCAAGTGTTCAACGCCATGCACGCCTCGCCCAACGCCCGGCTGGAGCTGAGCGCA harbors:
- a CDS encoding DMT family transporter codes for the protein MNLSLYLLTVLIWGTTWIALKLQLGMVAIPVSIFYRFALAGLILFAFLLLTRRLQPMNRRGHQICLAQGLCLFCVNFICFLSASQWIASGLIAVVFSTATLWNALNARIFLGQKIASNVLGGGALGLLGLALLFWPELSHHTASRETLYGLGLALLGTLCFSAGNMLSSMQQKAGLKPMTTNAWGMVYGAAMLALFCVISGVPFSMEWNARYIGSLLYLVIPGSVIAFTAYLTLVGRMGPERAAYCTVLFPLVALNVSAVAEGYQWTAPALLGLVAVMAGNVLVFRKPKAKLATGLSRPV
- a CDS encoding D-glycerate dehydrogenase — its product is MKKTVLAFSRITPAMAERLQQDFNVILPNPKLGDINAQFNEALPEAHGLIGVGRKLGRAQLEGAARLEVVSSVSVGYDNYDLSYLNERGIALTNTPDVLTESTADLGFSLIMGCARRTAELDAWTKAGNWQATVGPAHFGSDVHGKTLGIVGLGNIGAAVARRGHFGFNMPILYSGNSRKAALEQELGAQFRSLEQLLAEADFVCIVVPLSDATRKLISTRELQLMKPSAFLINIARGPVVDEAALIEALQNGTIRGAGLDVYEKEPLSDSPLFKLPNALTLPHIGSATAETREAMANRAIDNLRAALLGERPRDLVNPQVWKG
- a CDS encoding LysR family transcriptional regulator, translated to MDTLQNMRAFSCVAQLGSFTAAAGQLDTTTANVSRAVSNLEAHLQTRLLNRTTRRIALTEAGKRYLMRCEQILTYVEEAEAEASDAHARPAGQLKVHSMTGVGQHFVVDAIARYRESHPDVTFDLTMANRVPDLLDEGYDVSIVLATELPDSGFVSQRLGITYSIVCASPSYIARHGVPHKPADLLQHACLRMVSPVIPLEKWLFDGPEGQEMVNITSSPFMVNTADAMKTAIRSGMGVGVLPIYSAIDGLRDGSLVRVLPEYRLQELNLYAIYPSRQYLDAKIKTWVEYLRNSLPEILAAHEADLKTHQLLIAN